Proteins found in one Falsirhodobacter algicola genomic segment:
- the gltX gene encoding glutamate--tRNA ligase, with translation MTVVTRFAPSPTGYIHVGNLRTALMNWMIARKAGGTFILRLDDTDQERSKQEYVDALKEDLEWLGLTWDREERQSARLERYAEAADQLRAAGRFYECFESPTELDLKRKKQLNMGRPPVYDRAALRLTEDEKARLRAERGGYWRFELDQSRIEWTDGILGDISIDAASVSDPVLIRQDGQVLYTFASSVDDIDMGVSFIVRGADHVTNTATQIQIMQSMGGTPPGFAHHSLLTGPQGEALSKRLGTLSLRDLRARGVEPMALLSLMARLGSSRPVELVRTHEELIAGFEIESFGAAPTKFDAEDLFPLTKHWVQGLDFTAVEARIAALGVPEALRTPFWTVARDNITVLDDLEGWWTLFRDGAEPQIDPEDADFVREALALLPEGPFTKDTWGEWTAAVKGATGRKGKGLFMPLRKALTGQAHGPDMADVMPLLQRIRAVE, from the coding sequence ATGACCGTCGTCACCCGCTTCGCCCCTTCGCCCACCGGTTACATCCATGTCGGCAACCTGCGCACGGCGCTGATGAACTGGATGATCGCGCGCAAGGCGGGCGGTACCTTCATCCTGCGGCTCGACGATACCGATCAGGAACGCTCCAAGCAGGAATATGTCGACGCGCTGAAGGAAGACCTCGAATGGCTGGGCCTGACATGGGACCGCGAGGAACGTCAGTCGGCCCGTCTGGAACGCTATGCCGAGGCGGCGGATCAACTGCGCGCGGCCGGTCGTTTCTACGAATGCTTCGAAAGCCCGACCGAACTGGATCTGAAGCGCAAGAAGCAGCTGAACATGGGCCGCCCGCCGGTCTATGACCGCGCCGCCCTGCGCCTGACCGAGGACGAGAAGGCCCGCCTGCGCGCCGAGCGCGGCGGCTACTGGCGCTTTGAGTTGGATCAGAGCCGGATCGAATGGACGGACGGCATCCTCGGCGACATCTCGATCGACGCGGCCTCGGTCTCGGACCCGGTGCTGATCCGGCAGGACGGGCAGGTGCTCTATACCTTCGCTTCTTCGGTGGACGATATCGACATGGGGGTCAGCTTCATCGTGCGCGGGGCGGACCATGTCACCAACACGGCGACGCAGATCCAGATCATGCAATCCATGGGCGGCACCCCGCCCGGATTCGCGCACCATTCGCTGCTGACCGGCCCGCAGGGCGAGGCGCTGTCCAAGCGCCTCGGCACGCTGTCGCTGCGCGATCTGCGCGCCCGGGGGGTGGAGCCGATGGCCCTGCTGTCGCTGATGGCGCGGCTCGGCTCGTCGCGCCCGGTGGAACTGGTGCGGACCCACGAAGAGCTGATCGCGGGCTTCGAGATCGAGAGCTTCGGCGCGGCCCCGACCAAGTTCGACGCCGAGGATCTTTTCCCGCTGACCAAGCACTGGGTGCAGGGGCTGGATTTCACGGCGGTCGAGGCACGGATCGCCGCGCTCGGCGTTCCCGAGGCGCTGCGCACGCCGTTCTGGACGGTGGCGCGCGACAACATCACCGTGCTGGACGATCTGGAGGGGTGGTGGACGCTGTTCCGCGACGGCGCCGAACCGCAGATCGACCCGGAGGATGCCGATTTCGTGCGCGAGGCGCTGGCCCTGCTGCCCGAAGGCCCGTTCACCAAGGACACTTGGGGGGAATGGACGGCGGCGGTGAAGGGTGCGACGGGCCGCAAGGGCAAGGGCCTCTTCATGCCGCTGCGCAAGGCGCTGACGGGGCAGGCGCACGGGCCGGACATGGCCGATGTCATGCCCCTCCTGCAACGCATCCGCGCCGTCGAATGA
- a CDS encoding tyrosine recombinase XerC, producing MSLAIPPAARDALERWLSHLASVQGRSPATVTAYGADVSRWLDFLARHRGEGYGLAALVQVAQTDIRSWMAAERAAGLSSRSLARRLTAVKTFTDWLAEREGGDATVVLSARSPRYRRTLPRPLAEDAARAMLNEVAYHPEEWIAARDQAVVTLLYGCGLRISEALGLDADALPLPEVLRIRGKGGKERLIPTLPITREAVARYARLCPWDLSEGPLFRGAKGGRLGSAQVARTVAEARRRLGLPASATPHAFRHSFATHLLDKGGDLRTIQTLLGHASLSSTQTYTSVDAARLMDVYSRAHPRA from the coding sequence ATGAGCCTTGCGATCCCGCCCGCCGCGCGCGATGCGCTGGAACGCTGGCTGTCGCATCTGGCCTCGGTGCAGGGCCGCTCGCCCGCGACGGTGACGGCCTATGGGGCGGATGTGTCGCGCTGGCTCGACTTCCTCGCCCGCCACCGCGGCGAGGGCTACGGCCTTGCGGCGCTGGTGCAGGTGGCGCAGACCGACATCCGTTCTTGGATGGCGGCGGAGCGGGCGGCGGGGCTGTCCTCGCGCTCGCTTGCGCGGCGGCTGACGGCGGTGAAGACCTTCACCGATTGGCTGGCCGAGCGGGAGGGCGGCGATGCCACGGTCGTCTTGTCGGCCCGCAGCCCGCGCTATCGGCGCACCCTGCCCCGCCCCTTGGCCGAAGACGCCGCCCGCGCCATGCTGAACGAGGTGGCCTATCACCCCGAGGAATGGATCGCCGCCCGCGATCAGGCGGTCGTGACGCTGCTCTATGGCTGCGGGCTGCGCATTTCCGAGGCGCTTGGCCTCGATGCCGACGCGCTGCCTTTGCCCGAGGTGCTGCGCATTCGCGGCAAGGGTGGCAAGGAGCGGCTGATCCCCACCCTGCCCATCACCCGCGAGGCGGTGGCCCGCTATGCCCGCCTTTGCCCGTGGGATCTGTCCGAGGGGCCGCTGTTCCGGGGGGCCAAGGGCGGGCGGCTCGGGTCCGCGCAGGTGGCCCGCACCGTCGCCGAGGCGCGGCGGCGGCTGGGCTTGCCGGCTTCGGCGACGCCCCATGCCTTCCGGCACTCCTTCGCGACGCACCTTCTGGACAAGGGCGGCGATCTGCGCACGATCCAGACGCTGCTGGGCCATGCCTCGCTGTCCTCCACGCAGACCTATACCAGCGTCGATGCCGCGCGGCTGATGGATGTCTATTCGCGCGCCCATCCCCGCGCCTGA
- a CDS encoding biotin transporter BioY, with the protein MERNLSLIALFAALIAALAMMPQIHLPMGVPITAQSLGIMLCGTVLGPKRGALAVGLYMLVAAMGLPILAGGRGGLAPFVGPSAGFIWGWPVAAMVTGWIMGRWRGGVGLTAFCASVIGCILVLYPFGIVGLWLLAPQSTALPTIALSMAVFLPGDLLKAVLAAGITQTLARARPQSLLSRN; encoded by the coding sequence CATGATGCCGCAGATCCACCTGCCGATGGGCGTGCCGATCACGGCCCAATCGCTGGGGATCATGCTGTGCGGTACGGTGCTGGGGCCGAAGCGCGGGGCGCTGGCGGTCGGGCTCTATATGCTCGTGGCGGCGATGGGCCTGCCGATTCTGGCCGGTGGACGCGGCGGGCTCGCGCCCTTCGTCGGCCCCTCGGCGGGGTTCATCTGGGGCTGGCCGGTGGCGGCGATGGTCACGGGCTGGATCATGGGCCGCTGGCGCGGCGGCGTGGGTCTGACGGCCTTCTGCGCCAGCGTGATCGGCTGCATCCTCGTCCTCTATCCCTTCGGGATCGTCGGTCTGTGGCTTCTGGCCCCGCAATCGACCGCCCTGCCGACCATCGCGCTGAGCATGGCCGTCTTCCTGCCGGGCGATCTGCTGAAGGCCGTGCTGGCCGCCGGCATCACCCAGACGCTGGCCCGCGCCCGCCCGCAATCGCTGCTGTCGCGGAACTGA
- a CDS encoding DUF484 family protein codes for MATMNESGMQSNNGPTDWRDRILSQPELVLEDHDVMRALIRAGDTRRGGNVVDLRGAAMERLETRLDALEDTHRHVIAAAYENVAGTAQIHRTILQILDAPTFPALLEGLEGDIRETLRVDTVRLVLETGEEEQDPALDRFDDVLCAVPSGFITDYAGREGPVILRRAAGGVETIYGDRTAWVRSEALLLLDLGAGRRPGMLAFGSQDPDQFRTGHGTDLLTFLTGVFERVMRRWLS; via the coding sequence ATGGCCACAATGAACGAGAGCGGGATGCAGTCCAACAACGGACCGACCGACTGGCGCGACAGGATCCTGTCGCAGCCCGAACTGGTGCTGGAGGATCACGACGTCATGCGCGCGCTGATCCGGGCGGGGGATACGCGGCGCGGCGGCAACGTCGTCGATCTGCGCGGCGCGGCGATGGAACGTCTGGAAACGCGGCTCGACGCGTTGGAAGACACGCATCGCCACGTCATCGCCGCCGCCTACGAGAACGTGGCGGGTACGGCGCAGATCCACCGCACGATCCTGCAGATCCTCGATGCGCCGACCTTCCCCGCTTTGCTGGAGGGGCTGGAGGGCGACATCCGCGAGACGCTGCGCGTGGACACCGTTCGCCTCGTCCTCGAAACCGGCGAGGAGGAGCAGGACCCCGCCCTCGATCGGTTCGACGATGTGCTCTGCGCCGTGCCGTCGGGATTCATCACCGATTATGCGGGCCGCGAGGGGCCGGTGATCCTGCGCCGCGCCGCCGGCGGGGTGGAGACGATCTATGGCGACCGCACGGCCTGGGTCCGGTCCGAGGCGCTGCTGCTCCTCGATCTGGGCGCGGGGCGGCGTCCGGGGATGCTGGCCTTCGGCTCGCAGGATCCCGACCAGTTCCGCACGGGGCACGGTACCGACCTCCTGACCTTCCTCACCGGCGTGTTCGAGCGGGTGATGCGCCGCTGGCTGTCATGA